The Castor canadensis chromosome 8, mCasCan1.hap1v2, whole genome shotgun sequence genome contains a region encoding:
- the LOC141425884 gene encoding olfactory receptor 14J1-like yields MIVKNGTTMDGFLLIGFSDNPELQFLFTLLFSVMHLLALTSNFTITTITTLDQHLQSPMYYFLKHLSLLDVSFLSVTVPQSIDNSLMDNAYISYGQCILQVFFFTSLAWAEVAIHTVMSYDCYVAICLPLHYELIMDPRNCKLAVIAVWLSGGFSGILFTTATFSITFCKAKIIHQFFCDVPQLVKLSCSSDYLGVIGVDAFMSVAAFACFISIALSYIHVFSTVLRIPSAEGRSKVFSTCLPHLAVVSFFLSTGMDTYLKPTSYSPTALDLILSIFYTVIPPTLNPIIYSLRNESLKGALRKLLLGQEFIFKRTFLSSC; encoded by the coding sequence ATGATTGTGAAAAATGGAACTACAATGGATGGATTCCTCCTCATAGGGTTTTCTGACAATCCTGAGCTTCAGTTCTTATTTACTTTGCTGTTCTCTGTGATGCACCTTTTGGCCTTGACAAGTAACTTCACCATTACCACCATCACAACACTGGACCAGCATCTACAATCTCCAATGTATTACTTCTTAAAGCACCTTTCACTTCTAGatgtctcctttctttctgtcacAGTCCCCCAATCCATTGATAATTCCCTAATGGACAATGCCTACATTTCATATGGCCAGTGCATCCTGCAGGTTTTCTTCTTCACATCTTTGGCCTGGGCTGAAGTGGCTATTCACACAGTGATGTCTTATGACTGCTATGTAGCCATTTGCCTCCCACTCCACTATGAGCTCATCATGGATCCCAGAAACTGTAAGTTGGCTGTGATAGCTGTATGGTTAAGTGGAGGATTTTCAGGAATCCTGTTCACAACTGCCACATTTTCTATCACATTCTGTAAAGCCAAAATAATCCACCAGTTCTTCTGTGATGTCCCCCAATTGGTCAAGCTCTCCTGCTCCAGTGATTACCTGGGAGTGATTGGAGTGGATGCTTTCATGTCTGTGGCAGCCTTTGCCTGCTTCATCTCCATTGCCCTCTCCTACATCCACGTATTCTCCACAGTGCTAAGAATACCCTCTGCTGAAGGTCGGTCTAAGGTCTTCTCTACCTGCCTGCCTCACCTCgctgttgtttcattttttctctccacAGGCATGGATACATATCTGAAACCAACTTCCTACTCTCCAACTGCTTTGGACCTTATACTATCTATCTTTTACACAGTGATACCCCCAACTCTCAACCCTATTATCTACAGCCTGAGAAATGAGTCATTGAAGGGAGCTTTAAGGAAATTGCTGCTAGGtcaagaattcatttttaaaagaacatttttgtcttcttgttaG